From Pseudomonas sp. B21-028, one genomic window encodes:
- a CDS encoding transporter substrate-binding domain-containing protein translates to MYRRPSLFKACVLLFAATTAAMGVAQAADSKLDSVLQRGKLIVGTGSTNAPWHFQGADGKLQGFDIDIARMVAKGLFNDPEKVEFVVQSSDARIPNLLTDKVDMSCQFITVTASRAQQVAFTLPYYREGVGLLLPANSKYKEIDDLKAAGDDVTVAVLQNVYAEELVHQALPKAKVDQYDSVDLMYQAVNSGRADAAATDQSSVKYLMVQNPGRYRSPAYAWSPQTYACAVKRGDQDWLNFVNTTLHEAMTGVEFPTYAASFKQWFGVELPSPAIGFPVEFK, encoded by the coding sequence ATGTATCGCCGACCTTCCTTGTTCAAAGCGTGTGTTCTTCTCTTCGCGGCCACGACGGCTGCCATGGGTGTCGCTCAGGCGGCCGACAGCAAGCTGGACAGCGTGCTGCAGCGGGGGAAATTGATCGTGGGCACGGGCAGCACCAATGCGCCGTGGCACTTCCAGGGAGCGGATGGCAAGTTGCAGGGGTTTGATATCGACATCGCACGGATGGTCGCCAAGGGCCTGTTCAATGACCCGGAAAAAGTCGAGTTCGTGGTGCAGTCTTCCGATGCGCGGATTCCCAACCTGCTGACCGACAAGGTGGACATGAGCTGTCAGTTCATCACCGTGACTGCCAGCCGCGCCCAGCAAGTGGCCTTTACCTTGCCGTACTACCGCGAAGGCGTGGGCCTGCTGTTGCCGGCCAACAGCAAGTACAAGGAAATCGACGACCTCAAGGCCGCCGGCGATGACGTCACCGTTGCGGTGTTGCAGAACGTCTATGCCGAAGAATTGGTGCACCAGGCGCTGCCCAAGGCCAAGGTCGACCAGTACGACAGCGTCGACCTGATGTACCAGGCGGTGAACTCCGGTCGCGCCGATGCCGCCGCCACCGACCAGTCTTCGGTCAAATACCTGATGGTGCAGAACCCGGGTCGCTATCGCAGCCCGGCGTATGCCTGGAGCCCGCAAACCTACGCCTGCGCGGTCAAGCGCGGAGACCAGGATTGGCTGAACTTCGTCAACACTACCTTGCATGAAGCCATGACCGGCGTGGAATTTCCCACCTACGCCGCATCGTTCAAGCAGTGGTTCGGCGTCGAGCTGCCGTCGCCGGCCATCGGTTTCCCCGTTGAGTTCAAATGA
- a CDS encoding amino acid ABC transporter permease encodes MNYQLNFAAVWRDFDTLLAGLGLGLGLALVSIAIGCVIGLAMAFALLSKHRVLRMLASVYVTVIRNTPILVLILLIYFALPSLGIRLDKLPSFVITLSLYAGAYLTEVFRGGLMSIHKGQREAGLAIGLGEWQVKAYVTVPVMLRNVLPALSNNFISLFKDTSLAAAIAVPELTYYARKINVESYRVIETWLVTTALYVAACYLIAMLLRYFEQRLAIRR; translated from the coding sequence ATGAACTATCAGTTGAACTTTGCCGCCGTCTGGCGCGATTTCGACACCTTGCTGGCGGGGCTTGGCCTGGGACTTGGCCTGGCGCTGGTGTCGATCGCCATCGGTTGCGTGATCGGCCTGGCCATGGCATTCGCGCTGCTCAGCAAGCATCGGGTCTTGCGCATGCTGGCGTCGGTGTATGTCACGGTGATCCGCAATACGCCGATCCTGGTGCTGATCCTGTTGATCTACTTTGCCTTGCCGAGCCTCGGCATTCGCCTGGACAAGCTGCCGTCGTTCGTCATCACCCTGTCGTTGTACGCCGGCGCCTACCTGACCGAAGTGTTCCGCGGTGGGCTGATGAGCATCCACAAGGGCCAGCGGGAAGCGGGCCTGGCGATTGGCCTGGGCGAGTGGCAAGTGAAGGCTTATGTCACCGTGCCGGTGATGCTACGCAACGTGTTGCCGGCCTTGTCGAACAACTTCATTTCGCTGTTCAAGGACACCTCCCTGGCGGCGGCGATTGCCGTGCCGGAGCTGACCTATTACGCCCGCAAGATCAACGTGGAGAGCTACCGGGTGATTGAAACCTGGCTGGTAACCACGGCCCTGTATGTCGCGGCCTGTTATCTCATTGCCATGCTGCTGCGGTATTTCGAGCAGCGCCTGGCGATCCGCCGTTAG
- a CDS encoding amino acid ABC transporter permease, with protein sequence MYESPSWLHELWVARETLWAGFLTSVQCSLLAIVLGTLIGLVAGLVLTYGRTWMRAPFRFYVDLIRGTPVFVLVLACFYMAPALGWQIGAFQAGVLGLTLFCGSHVAEIVRGALQALPRGQMEASQAIGLTFFQALGYVLLPQALRQILPTWVNSSTEIVKASTLLSVIGVAELLLSTQQIIARTFMTLEFYLFAGFLFFIINYAIELLGRHIEKRVALP encoded by the coding sequence ATGTACGAATCCCCCAGTTGGTTGCATGAGCTATGGGTTGCCCGGGAGACGCTGTGGGCCGGGTTCCTGACCAGCGTGCAGTGTTCGCTGCTGGCCATTGTGCTGGGCACTTTGATTGGCTTGGTTGCCGGGCTGGTGCTGACCTATGGCCGTACCTGGATGCGTGCGCCGTTTCGCTTCTATGTCGACCTGATTCGCGGCACGCCGGTGTTCGTGCTGGTGCTGGCCTGCTTCTACATGGCTCCGGCGCTGGGTTGGCAGATCGGCGCGTTCCAGGCCGGTGTCCTGGGCCTGACGCTGTTCTGCGGTTCCCACGTGGCCGAGATCGTGCGCGGTGCCTTGCAAGCGTTGCCCCGTGGGCAGATGGAAGCCAGCCAGGCCATCGGCCTGACGTTCTTTCAGGCCCTGGGTTATGTGCTGCTGCCCCAGGCATTGCGGCAGATCCTGCCGACCTGGGTCAATTCCTCCACCGAGATCGTCAAGGCCTCGACCCTGCTGTCGGTGATCGGTGTCGCCGAGTTGCTGCTCAGCACCCAGCAGATCATCGCCCGGACCTTCATGACCTTGGAGTTCTATCTGTTTGCCGGTTTTCTCTTTTTCATCATCAACTACGCCATCGAATTGCTCGGACGGCACATTGAAAAGCGGGTGGCCTTGCCATGA
- a CDS encoding amino acid ABC transporter ATP-binding protein, which produces MTDVSTPSNAQPLLDIRGLRKQYGPLEVLKGVDLSMQRGNVVTLIGSSGSGKTTLLRCVNMLEEFQGGRILLDGESIGYDEVDGRRVRHPEKVIARHRAMTGMAFQQFNLFPHLSALQNVTLGLLKVKKLPKDEAVALAEKWLERVGLLERRNHFPGQLSGGQQQRVAIARAIAMNPSLMLFDEVTSALDPELVGEVLNVIKGLAEDGMTMLLVTHEMRFAFEVSDQIVFMNQGRIEEQGPPKELFERPQSPRLAEFLKNTRF; this is translated from the coding sequence ATGACTGACGTTTCGACCCCTTCCAACGCTCAGCCGCTGCTCGACATTCGTGGCCTGCGCAAACAATACGGCCCGCTGGAAGTGCTCAAGGGCGTCGACCTGAGCATGCAGCGCGGCAATGTGGTGACGCTGATCGGTTCCAGTGGTTCGGGCAAGACCACGCTGCTGCGCTGCGTGAACATGCTGGAAGAGTTCCAGGGCGGGCGGATCCTGCTCGACGGCGAGTCCATCGGCTATGACGAAGTCGATGGCAGGCGCGTGCGCCATCCCGAGAAAGTCATCGCCCGGCACCGTGCGATGACCGGCATGGCGTTCCAGCAGTTCAACCTGTTTCCCCATCTGAGCGCGTTGCAGAACGTCACCCTGGGCCTGCTCAAGGTGAAGAAGCTGCCCAAGGATGAAGCCGTGGCGCTGGCCGAAAAGTGGCTGGAGCGGGTCGGCCTGCTGGAACGCCGTAACCATTTCCCCGGTCAGTTATCCGGTGGCCAGCAGCAACGGGTGGCGATTGCCCGAGCGATCGCCATGAACCCCAGCCTGATGCTGTTCGACGAAGTCACCTCGGCCCTCGATCCGGAACTGGTGGGCGAGGTGCTGAACGTGATCAAGGGCCTGGCCGAAGATGGCATGACCATGCTGCTGGTGACCCACGAAATGCGTTTCGCCTTCGAGGTCTCCGACCAGATCGTCTTCATGAACCAGGGCCGGATCGAGGAGCAGGGGCCGCCGAAGGAACTGTTCGAGCGGCCGCAGTCACCGCGCCTGGCGGAATTTCTCAAGAACACCCGTTTTTAA
- a CDS encoding RidA family protein: MSIKRYGTGSTAGGGQPRPFARAVEADGWLHVSGQVPAVNGEIIAGGIVEQTHQTMKNVIAILEEAGYELKDVVRCGVWLDDPRDFWSFNKVFGEYFSPEHAPARACVQASMMVDCKVEIDCVAYKKK, encoded by the coding sequence ATGAGCATCAAGCGCTACGGGACTGGCAGCACCGCGGGTGGCGGACAGCCACGGCCCTTTGCCCGCGCCGTCGAGGCCGATGGCTGGCTGCACGTGTCCGGCCAGGTGCCGGCGGTGAACGGCGAGATCATCGCCGGTGGGATTGTCGAGCAGACTCACCAGACCATGAAGAATGTGATCGCCATTCTTGAAGAGGCCGGTTACGAGCTCAAGGACGTGGTGCGCTGCGGTGTGTGGCTGGATGACCCGCGGGATTTCTGGAGTTTCAACAAGGTATTCGGCGAATACTTCAGCCCCGAACACGCCCCGGCCCGGGCCTGTGTGCAGGCGAGCATGATGGTGGATTGCAAGGTCGAGATCGATTGCGTGGCCTACAAGAAAAAGTGA
- a CDS encoding IclR family transcriptional regulator → MTEDTIKRRARGLDRAFDILDFLKEIGQPLRPNDIASGIGSPKSTVYELVASLLERRILEPVGKDGHVYLGRQLYFLGQAHLRHFDLSREADQALREIVRQTRETAQMCLLNGRKYTVALMKEGERHFRISSDIGENAPIPWTASGRLLLAHLSDQQIVDLIDPDDFILPDGERLPVEQFLKEIRQAGVDGFFSFDSVADTFTHCFAAPVKDPNGVAIATLCIVAPRADAKNNYADYRRVLIDSANNLARRINE, encoded by the coding sequence ATGACCGAAGACACCATCAAACGCCGGGCCCGGGGACTGGATCGGGCGTTCGATATCCTCGATTTCCTCAAGGAGATCGGCCAGCCGCTGCGTCCGAACGACATCGCCAGCGGCATCGGTAGCCCCAAGTCCACGGTCTACGAGCTAGTGGCGTCGCTGCTGGAGCGGCGCATCCTCGAGCCGGTGGGCAAGGACGGCCACGTCTACCTGGGCCGCCAGTTGTACTTTCTCGGGCAGGCGCACCTGCGGCATTTCGATTTGAGTCGCGAGGCCGATCAAGCCTTGCGGGAAATCGTCCGCCAGACCCGGGAAACCGCGCAGATGTGCCTGCTCAACGGGCGCAAGTACACGGTGGCGCTGATGAAGGAGGGCGAGCGGCATTTCCGCATTTCATCGGATATCGGCGAAAACGCGCCCATCCCCTGGACCGCCTCCGGCCGCCTGCTGCTGGCGCACCTGAGCGACCAGCAGATCGTCGACCTGATCGACCCTGACGACTTCATCCTGCCGGACGGCGAGCGCCTGCCGGTGGAGCAGTTTCTCAAGGAGATCCGTCAGGCTGGCGTCGATGGGTTTTTCTCCTTCGACAGCGTCGCCGACACCTTCACCCACTGCTTCGCCGCACCGGTCAAAGACCCCAACGGCGTGGCCATTGCGACCCTGTGCATCGTCGCCCCCCGGGCCGACGCCAAGAACAATTACGCCGATTACCGCCGGGTGCTGATCGACAGCGCCAACAACCTGGCCCGGCGCATCAATGAATAG
- a CDS encoding amino acid deaminase produces the protein MSSAIQDAAVEKGAATVGAHLLRDVSLPALVLHREALEHNIRWMQQFVSNSGAELAPHGKTSMTPALFRRQLDAGAWGLTLATAVQTRAAYAHGVRRVLMANQLVGTPNMALIADLLADPTFDFHCMVDHPDNVADLGEFFASRRMKLNVMIEYGVVGGRCGCRSEAEVLALAEAIRVQPALALTGIEGYEGVIHGDHAVSGIRAFAASLVGLAMQLQDSGAFALDKPIITASGSAWYDLIAESFEARNAHGRFLSVLRPGSYVAHDHGIYKEAQCCVLERRNDLHEGLQPALEVWAHVQSLPEPGFAVIALGKRDVAYDAGLPVPLKRYKPGSDEVAGDDVSGCKVTAVMDQHAFMTVAPGVELRIGDIIAFGTSHPCLTFDKWRVGCLVDEQLRVIESMETCF, from the coding sequence ATGTCTTCTGCCATTCAGGACGCAGCTGTAGAGAAGGGCGCCGCCACCGTCGGCGCTCACCTGTTGCGCGACGTCAGCCTGCCGGCGCTGGTGCTGCATCGCGAAGCGTTGGAACACAACATTCGCTGGATGCAACAGTTCGTCAGCAACAGCGGTGCCGAGCTGGCGCCCCACGGCAAGACCAGCATGACCCCGGCGCTGTTCCGCCGCCAACTCGATGCCGGCGCCTGGGGCCTGACCCTTGCCACCGCCGTGCAAACCCGTGCCGCTTACGCCCACGGTGTGCGGCGGGTGCTGATGGCCAACCAGTTGGTGGGTACGCCGAACATGGCGCTGATCGCCGATCTGCTGGCCGACCCGACGTTCGACTTCCACTGCATGGTCGATCATCCGGACAACGTTGCCGACTTGGGCGAATTCTTTGCTTCTCGCCGGATGAAGCTGAACGTGATGATCGAGTACGGTGTGGTCGGTGGTCGTTGCGGCTGCCGGAGCGAGGCCGAAGTGTTGGCCCTGGCCGAGGCGATCCGGGTACAACCGGCGCTGGCCCTGACCGGTATCGAAGGCTACGAAGGGGTGATCCACGGAGACCACGCCGTCAGCGGCATCCGTGCGTTCGCGGCGTCCCTGGTGGGGTTGGCGATGCAGTTGCAGGACAGCGGCGCGTTTGCCCTCGATAAACCGATCATCACCGCTTCGGGTTCGGCCTGGTATGACCTGATCGCTGAATCCTTCGAAGCCCGCAATGCCCATGGGCGTTTCCTCAGCGTGCTGCGTCCCGGCAGTTACGTGGCCCACGACCATGGCATCTACAAGGAGGCCCAGTGCTGCGTACTGGAGCGGCGCAACGACCTGCACGAAGGCCTGCAACCGGCGCTGGAGGTCTGGGCCCATGTGCAATCCCTGCCGGAGCCGGGCTTTGCGGTCATCGCCCTGGGCAAGCGCGACGTGGCCTACGACGCGGGGCTGCCGGTGCCGCTCAAGCGCTACAAGCCTGGATCTGATGAGGTAGCCGGTGACGATGTAAGCGGCTGCAAAGTGACGGCGGTGATGGACCAGCACGCGTTCATGACGGTGGCGCCGGGGGTTGAATTGCGGATCGGCGACATCATTGCATTCGGTACTTCCCATCCGTGCCTGACCTTCGACAAGTGGCGGGTGGGGTGCCTGGTGGATGAGCAACTGCGGGTGATCGAAAGCATGGAGACTTGTTTCTAG
- a CDS encoding sugar kinase, giving the protein MSNPNPRIALIGECMIELQQRADGSLQQSFGGDTLNTAVYLARALGDRASVDYVTALGDDSFSDAMCQRWAEENIGLERVQRLPGRLPGLYCIQTDAAGERRFLYWRNEAAVRDCFTTPAAAPILAALPDYDVLYFSGITLAVLGEQGRCKLIETLVEARRRGAQVVFDNNYRPRLWASVDAARAAYRSVLPYVELALLTVDDEQALFDYADSEAVFAAYQQLGTPEVVLKRGAEACLIRCAGQSYEVPAQRVERVVDTTAAGDSFSAAYLARRLMGGSPVEAAEAGHLLASRVIQVPGALIPRS; this is encoded by the coding sequence ATGAGTAATCCGAACCCCCGCATCGCCCTGATCGGCGAGTGCATGATCGAACTGCAGCAACGCGCCGACGGCAGCCTGCAGCAGAGCTTCGGCGGCGACACCCTGAACACGGCGGTCTACCTGGCCCGCGCCTTGGGCGACAGGGCATCGGTGGATTACGTCACGGCCCTGGGCGACGACAGTTTCAGTGACGCCATGTGCCAGCGCTGGGCCGAGGAGAACATCGGCCTGGAACGGGTCCAGCGCTTGCCCGGCCGCTTGCCGGGTTTGTACTGCATCCAGACCGATGCGGCCGGTGAGCGACGGTTCCTGTACTGGCGCAACGAAGCGGCGGTGCGCGATTGCTTCACCACGCCGGCTGCCGCGCCGATCCTGGCGGCGTTGCCGGATTACGATGTGCTGTATTTCAGTGGCATCACCCTGGCGGTGCTGGGCGAGCAGGGGCGCTGCAAGCTCATCGAAACCCTGGTCGAGGCCCGTCGCCGAGGCGCCCAGGTGGTGTTCGACAACAACTATCGGCCAAGGCTCTGGGCGTCGGTCGACGCCGCCCGCGCGGCCTATCGCAGTGTATTGCCTTATGTGGAGCTGGCGCTGCTGACCGTGGACGACGAGCAGGCGCTGTTCGATTATGCCGACAGCGAAGCGGTGTTTGCCGCCTACCAACAGCTCGGCACGCCGGAAGTGGTGCTCAAGCGCGGTGCCGAGGCGTGCCTGATCCGGTGCGCTGGGCAATCGTATGAAGTGCCGGCCCAGCGGGTCGAGCGGGTGGTGGACACCACGGCGGCCGGGGACTCGTTCAGCGCGGCGTACCTGGCGCGCCGCTTGATGGGTGGCAGCCCGGTGGAGGCTGCCGAGGCGGGGCATTTGTTGGCGAGCCGGGTGATCCAGGTGCCGGGGGCGTTGATTCCCCGGTCATGA
- a CDS encoding peptidylprolyl isomerase, which produces MKAQARHILVKTAEEAEQLKQRIAKGEAFDVLAKKYSTCPSGKRGGDLGEVRPGQMVGVIDAVIFKKPLRVVHGPIKSKFGYHLVQVFYRD; this is translated from the coding sequence ATGAAAGCCCAAGCCCGCCATATCCTGGTGAAAACCGCCGAAGAAGCCGAACAGCTCAAGCAACGTATCGCCAAGGGCGAAGCGTTCGATGTGCTGGCAAAGAAATACTCCACCTGCCCCTCCGGCAAACGCGGCGGCGACCTGGGTGAAGTGCGGCCGGGGCAGATGGTCGGCGTGATCGATGCGGTGATCTTCAAGAAGCCACTGCGGGTGGTGCATGGACCGATCAAGAGCAAGTTCGGGTATCACCTGGTGCAGGTGTTTTATCGGGATTGA
- a CDS encoding PAS domain-containing protein, translating into MDATPAGSGIQRLIDRLDWISSPLGAAETWPQSLRTAVDIVLHSPMPMALLWGPQLIHFYNDAFSRLAGDKHPQAFGQPTHTAWPELKSVSAPIYHNVLQGRTHTSRDQQWRLPFAGRLCDLWLDLTYSPVRDESGAVAGILITAIETSERRRLALEFERRSEASLKAQQESEERLQLALAAADTLGTWDWDISEDRFTADAHFALLHGVDPSLSRQLPISAYLEGVHPEDRAMVARSIKHCITHGTEYAEEYRLLQPDGELRWVFVRGRCYKDRHGRPKRFLGAALDLTERKRTEQALRQSQTELQLIINAMPILISYVDREERFRLNNSAYLDWFGLTPQELYGKTIREVIGEEGYAARAEQIAAALAGKPCSFAVQSDHRDGRPRHALTNYLPRHGADGAVNGFYIFVIDETERKKTEEALRNLNETLEERVIARTQQLAEANHRLQNEMFERERAEEALRHAQKMEAVGQLTGGIAHDFNNMLTGILGSLDLMQRYIANGRADEIGRFTEAAVSSANRAAALTHRLLAFSRRQSLDRKPLDANSLVLSLEDLLSRTTGDHIALRLQLANELWPVSTDASQLENALLNLVINARDAMPDGGELTIETANIYLDGSDISTLEPVKPGDYVMIAVSDNGSGMTPSVLAKAFDPFFTTKPIGQGTGLGLSMIYGFAQQSGGLLNLDSVPGQGTRVQLYLPRLRVAPVEQPTQPTTVEAPAAIAGETVLLVEDEPAVRMLVLDLLQALGYTALEAEDAKTALPLLESDQRIDLLVTDVGLPGMNGRQLAEIARQHRPDLKVLFMTGYAQKAAERQGFLEQGMDMVAKPFTLDLLANKIRTMINHVS; encoded by the coding sequence ATGGACGCAACACCCGCCGGCAGCGGCATACAACGCCTGATCGACCGACTGGACTGGATCTCCAGCCCACTGGGCGCTGCCGAAACCTGGCCCCAGAGCCTGCGCACCGCCGTGGACATCGTGCTGCACTCGCCGATGCCGATGGCCTTGCTGTGGGGGCCGCAGCTGATCCATTTCTACAACGACGCCTTTTCCCGGCTGGCCGGCGATAAACATCCCCAGGCGTTTGGCCAGCCGACCCATACGGCATGGCCTGAACTCAAAAGCGTCAGCGCGCCGATTTATCACAACGTGTTGCAAGGCCGCACGCACACCAGCCGCGACCAGCAATGGCGCCTGCCTTTTGCCGGCCGTCTCTGTGACCTCTGGCTGGACCTGACCTACAGCCCCGTGCGTGACGAAAGCGGCGCCGTGGCCGGCATCCTGATCACCGCCATCGAGACCAGCGAGCGGCGACGCCTGGCCCTGGAGTTCGAACGCCGTTCCGAAGCCAGCCTCAAGGCCCAGCAGGAAAGCGAAGAGCGCCTGCAACTGGCCTTGGCGGCAGCCGATACGCTGGGCACCTGGGACTGGGACATCAGCGAAGACCGCTTCACTGCCGATGCGCATTTCGCCCTGTTGCACGGTGTCGACCCCAGTCTGTCGCGGCAGTTGCCCATCAGTGCCTACCTCGAAGGCGTACACCCCGAGGATCGTGCGATGGTCGCCCGCAGCATCAAGCATTGCATCACCCACGGCACCGAATATGCCGAGGAGTACCGCCTGTTGCAGCCCGACGGCGAACTGCGCTGGGTGTTCGTGCGCGGTCGCTGCTACAAGGATCGCCATGGCCGGCCGAAGCGCTTTCTCGGCGCGGCCCTGGACCTGACCGAGCGCAAGCGCACCGAACAGGCCCTGCGCCAGAGCCAGACCGAGCTGCAACTGATCATCAACGCGATGCCGATCCTCATCAGCTACGTGGACCGCGAAGAACGTTTCCGCCTGAACAACAGCGCCTACCTGGACTGGTTCGGGCTGACCCCGCAGGAACTCTATGGCAAGACCATTCGCGAAGTGATCGGCGAAGAAGGCTATGCGGCTCGCGCCGAACAGATTGCCGCGGCCCTGGCGGGCAAGCCGTGCAGCTTTGCCGTGCAGTCGGACCACCGCGACGGCCGGCCGCGACATGCACTGACCAACTACCTGCCTCGTCATGGCGCGGACGGCGCGGTGAACGGCTTCTACATCTTTGTGATCGACGAGACCGAGCGCAAGAAAACCGAGGAAGCCCTGCGCAACCTCAACGAAACCCTGGAAGAACGGGTCATCGCCCGTACCCAGCAACTGGCCGAAGCCAACCACCGCCTGCAAAACGAGATGTTCGAACGCGAGCGCGCTGAAGAAGCGTTGCGCCATGCCCAGAAGATGGAAGCCGTTGGCCAGCTCACCGGGGGCATCGCCCATGACTTCAACAACATGCTCACCGGCATCCTCGGCAGCCTGGACCTGATGCAGCGCTACATCGCCAACGGCCGCGCCGACGAGATCGGACGCTTTACCGAAGCGGCGGTGTCATCGGCCAACCGCGCCGCGGCCCTGACCCACCGGCTGTTGGCCTTTTCCCGGCGCCAGTCCCTGGACCGCAAGCCGCTGGACGCCAATAGCCTGGTGCTGTCCCTTGAAGACCTGCTGAGCCGAACCACGGGCGACCACATCGCGCTGCGCCTGCAACTGGCCAATGAGCTCTGGCCCGTCAGCACCGATGCCAGCCAGTTGGAAAACGCCCTGCTCAACCTGGTGATCAACGCTCGGGACGCCATGCCCGACGGCGGCGAACTCACCATCGAAACCGCCAATATCTACCTCGACGGCAGCGACATCAGCACCCTGGAACCGGTCAAGCCCGGCGATTACGTGATGATTGCCGTCAGCGACAATGGCAGCGGCATGACCCCGTCCGTGCTGGCAAAGGCATTCGATCCGTTCTTCACCACCAAACCCATCGGCCAGGGCACCGGCCTGGGGCTGTCGATGATCTACGGGTTTGCCCAACAGTCAGGTGGGTTGCTGAACCTGGACAGCGTACCGGGCCAGGGCACACGCGTGCAGTTGTACCTGCCGCGGTTGCGCGTGGCGCCCGTCGAACAACCGACGCAGCCCACCACCGTGGAGGCTCCGGCCGCAATCGCAGGCGAAACCGTATTGCTGGTGGAAGACGAGCCAGCGGTGCGGATGCTGGTGCTGGATCTGTTACAGGCGCTGGGGTACACCGCCCTTGAAGCCGAAGACGCCAAGACCGCCCTGCCGCTGTTGGAGTCGGACCAGCGCATCGACCTGCTGGTCACCGATGTTGGCCTGCCCGGCATGAATGGCCGGCAATTGGCGGAAATCGCCCGCCAGCATCGGCCCGATCTGAAGGTGTTGTTCATGACTGGTTATGCGCAAAAAGCCGCCGAACGCCAGGGTTTCCTGGAACAGGGCATGGACATGGTCGCCAAGCCTTTCACCCTGGATTTGCTGGCGAACAAGATTCGGACGATGATCAACCATGTCTCCTGA
- a CDS encoding PilT/PilU family type 4a pilus ATPase, whose product MEIDPLLRILASQEGSDLYLSTGAPPCAKFEGVLKPLGSQAFKVGDIAGLAESLMDAEQRLEFDRELEMNLAISLSGVGRFRVNIFKQRNDVSMVIRNVKLDIPRFEDLKLPKVLLDTIMQKQGLMLFVGATGSGKSTSLAALIDYRNRNSSGHIITIEDPVEYIHRHKKSIINQREVGVDTRSFHAALKNTLRQAPDVVLIGEIRDRETMEHALAFADTGHLVISTLHAHNANQALDRVINFFPEERRSQLLSDLGNNLQAFVSQRLVRTRTGQRRAAVEVMLGSPTVADLIRRNELGELKGIMEKSEELGMQTFDQALFNLVVEGVLDEEEALKNADSANNLRLRLKLHAESGAAPPADPAAGEWGLMD is encoded by the coding sequence ATGGAAATCGATCCCTTGTTACGCATCCTGGCCAGCCAGGAAGGCTCCGATCTTTACCTGTCCACCGGGGCACCGCCGTGTGCCAAGTTCGAAGGCGTGCTCAAGCCCTTGGGCAGCCAGGCGTTCAAGGTCGGTGACATCGCCGGGCTCGCCGAGTCTTTGATGGACGCCGAACAACGCCTTGAGTTCGATCGGGAATTGGAAATGAACCTGGCCATTTCGTTGTCGGGTGTCGGGCGATTCCGGGTCAATATCTTCAAGCAGCGCAATGACGTGTCCATGGTGATCCGCAACGTCAAGCTGGACATCCCGCGCTTCGAGGACCTGAAACTGCCCAAGGTACTGCTGGACACCATCATGCAGAAGCAGGGGTTGATGCTGTTCGTCGGCGCGACGGGATCAGGCAAGTCCACTTCCCTGGCGGCGCTGATCGATTATCGCAATCGCAACAGCAGCGGCCATATCATCACCATCGAGGACCCGGTGGAGTACATCCACCGGCACAAGAAGTCGATCATCAACCAGCGGGAGGTCGGTGTCGACACCCGCAGTTTCCATGCCGCCCTCAAGAACACCCTGCGCCAGGCGCCGGATGTGGTGCTGATCGGCGAAATTCGCGACCGGGAAACCATGGAACACGCCCTGGCCTTTGCCGACACCGGGCACCTGGTGATCTCTACCCTGCATGCTCACAATGCCAATCAGGCCCTGGACCGGGTGATCAACTTCTTCCCCGAGGAACGCCGGTCGCAACTGTTGAGCGACCTGGGCAACAACCTCCAGGCATTCGTGTCCCAGCGCCTGGTGCGCACCCGAACCGGCCAGCGCCGGGCCGCGGTGGAGGTCATGCTCGGCTCGCCCACCGTGGCCGACCTGATCCGGCGCAACGAACTGGGCGAACTCAAGGGCATCATGGAGAAGTCGGAAGAACTCGGCATGCAGACCTTTGACCAAGCCCTGTTCAACCTGGTGGTGGAAGGGGTGCTCGACGAGGAAGAAGCCCTGAAGAACGCCGACTCGGCCAACAACCTGCGCTTGCGGTTGAAGCTGCATGCGGAGTCGGGCGCCGCGCCCCCGGCCGATCCGGCGGCGGGGGAGTGGGGGTTGATGGATTGA